One stretch of Mustelus asterias chromosome 21, sMusAst1.hap1.1, whole genome shotgun sequence DNA includes these proteins:
- the LOC144508916 gene encoding testis-specific serine/threonine-protein kinase 3-like: MEKLLLSKGYQLGNTIGEGTYSKVKEAYCRNQQRKVAIKIINRQTAPKDFIHKFLPRELQIVQNLDHKNIIKVHEIWESDDGKICIIMELAEGGDVLEHIKKEGALPEQLAKSLFRQLVAAIRYCHDCGIAHRDLKCENTLLDKSFHVKLADFGFAKDFRSGTAELSKTFCGSTAYAAPEVLQGVPHESIKSDIWSMGIVLYTMLCGHLPFDDSNIPKMLWLQQNGVVFPQNLELSRQCRDLVGRLLEPDCGLRPPIQEVSFHPWLTDSQ, encoded by the exons ATGGAAAAACTGCTGCTGTCCAAAGGATATCAACTTGGAAACACGATCGGGGAGGGGACTTATTCCAAAGTGAAGGAAGCTTACTGCCGAAACCAGCAGAGGAAAGTAGCCATTAAAATCATCAACCGACAGACAGCACCAAAGG ATTTCATCCACAAGTTTCTCCCACGAGAGCTGCAAATTGTACAGAACTTGGATCACAAAAACATCATCAAGGTTCACGAGATCTGGGAGAGTGACGATGGGAAGATCTGTATCATTATGGAGCTGGCGGAGGGCGGGGATGTTCTGGAACACATCAAGAAGGAAGGAGCTTTACCTGAACAACTGGCAAAGAGTTTATTCCGCCAGCTGGTAGCAGCAATCAGATACTGTCATGACTGCGGCATCGCCCACAGGGACCTCAAGTGTGAGAACACACTGCTGGATAAAAGCTTCCACGTCAAGTTAGCAGATTTTGGCTTCGCCAAGGACTTTCGCAGCGGCACCGCCGAGTTAAGCAAGACGTTTTGCGGCAGCACGGCTTATGCTGCACCCGAGGTTCTCCAGGGAGTGCCCCACGAAAGCATCAAGAGTGACATTTGGAGCATGGGCATCGTGCTGTACACAATGCTCTGCGGACACTTGCCTTTCGATGACTCGAACATCCCAAAGATGCTTTGGCTACAGCAGAATGGGGTGGTCTTCCCCCAGAACTTGGAACTGAGCCGACAATGTCGAGATCTTGTCGGGAGACTGCTGGAACCCGATTGTGGTCTGAGACCTCCCATCCAGGAGGTTAGCTTCCATCCATGGTTAACAGACAGCCAATAA